A portion of the Candidatus Binataceae bacterium genome contains these proteins:
- a CDS encoding nuclear transport factor 2 family protein yields the protein MSEREAVLEANRAFYRAFESLDVERMAEVWLRDPRIICIHPGWRRLVGWGAIMDSFERIFDNVFEMKFDLGEAQLMVSGDLAVVVVEENLTQHGYDGRSRSRVLATNVFEHAQGRWWMVSHHGSPVMAPPEGDEPPLQ from the coding sequence ATGTCGGAGCGCGAGGCAGTGCTTGAGGCAAATCGCGCGTTCTACCGTGCCTTCGAAAGCCTGGATGTCGAAAGGATGGCCGAGGTGTGGCTGCGCGACCCCCGGATCATCTGCATCCATCCCGGATGGCGCCGGCTGGTCGGATGGGGCGCGATCATGGACAGCTTCGAGCGCATCTTCGACAACGTCTTCGAGATGAAGTTCGACCTCGGCGAGGCGCAACTGATGGTCAGCGGCGATCTGGCAGTTGTCGTGGTCGAAGAGAATCTCACTCAGCACGGCTACGACGGGCGAAGCCGCAGCCGCGTGCTGGCGACCAACGTCTTCGAGCATGCGCAAGGGCGTTGGTGGATGGTTTCCCATCATGGCTCGCCGGTGATGGCGCCGCCCGAGGGCGATGAACCGCCATTGCAGTAG